From Thalassophryne amazonica chromosome 5, fThaAma1.1, whole genome shotgun sequence:
attgaaaattcaagtgggcagttgatttttttaaaagagtaatatgtaaggagtatttgtgccaaatttggtgcttgcatcaccatttgaaggattgcttcagttatctgctgcatgaTGTGGGGAcacttgtgtgtctgtatgtgcgtAAACAGACTTGTGTGTCTACATGTCAATCCATGTGTGTGCATATTTTACACATTTACAAGAGATttgtaaatgtttaaaaaagcGCAAATGTGTACTGAGATCTATAACTGcacacaaaaatgtgcaaacttgTATTCAGAATCAGTGTATATAATCAGCTTTGTAGGTGTACAAATCTGTAAATGTGAAATGAGATTTGCAAGTTTATTGTCATCTGCAAATGTGCAGATAAATCTAAACGTGTGCGAAGATCTGCAGATGTGTAGACAAATCTGTAAATGCATACATAGATATTAAAAGCTGAAAAGTATTTTGCTTCCACATCTCAAAATAGAGATAAGCCATCACTTAGTTTTTTATTTCCAAATGTGACTTTTGCTTCACTTCTGCCATGTTtgatctgcaaatgtgcacaatggTTTGTCTGTAAgatctttcttttttcttccccCCCAGACACTCAGCTGAGGCATGGCAAACCAAAGACTTCATTCTTTGATCTTCATCATTTTCTAGGAAGTTTATTTCTTTATGAATGGCTGACAGTTGACATTCAAAATAACTGGATTCTCTATTCTGGAACTGAAGCGCTGCTTTGAAAGTACTCAGTGGGATATATTTAAATAGTGTTATTGTAATTTTGATAATCTTACACAGTCTCATCTGACATCTCTTTGTGAGAATATGGTGATCGCCCACAAAATGTACACCATTTTTTTCAATAATAAGGCCTGGATTAGCAAATCTCTGAAACATGCTCTTAATCAGAAGaagctgtttcattttgtgtgagacagtcagtggtgggcacaggtaatcaaaaagttagcttatataacagctaatcagctaactgaaaaggtaTCTTttataaggggaggtgatggcctagtggttaaggtgttgggcttgagaccaaaagatcctcggttcaaatccctgcctgactggaaaatcactaaggtctttaatcccctattgctcccagtgtgtagtgagcaccttgtatggcagcaccctgacatcgtggtgaatgtgaggcataagtgtaaagtgctttgagtgtctgatgcagatggaaaagcgctatataaatgcagtccattttaaagctaaaccgataaaccagctACAGCTAATcgataactttcaaaattgagttttaacacttCGATCAGAAACCCAAACAGtgaatcaccacttctgtctttgtgcactgtGCCCCATGCTGGAAGCGCCTGTTTACTATGTATTTTACTCTACCGCAACAAAAGGAGCCTGCCCAGCaggttgtcacaaaaaaaaagaaaaaaaaaaaaaagtcattattccttagCCGCATGCAGCAGTTCCACCGTGAGGTctcggaaaataaagcagttttgacgtatGGTTTTGGATAatggataatgaaaacattagctttgataattagcggttagcggattagcagaactgtgcccaccactggagacAGTAATGAAAGGCCAGAGGCACACAAGCATGTTACGAGAGAGATTAAGCTGGCTAAAATCAGGTATAAAAGTAAAGCTGATAAGATGAATAAAGGCAAGTCAGGGTACATTTGGAGTGGGGTTACACAAGTCTGTGGTCAGGatgcagaacaaaaagagaaatgtATTTTATCATGTCAAATCTGATGTTCAAATGACAAATGAGTTGAATTCATTTCATTCTAGGTTCAATATTTATGATTTTAGTGATGACCTGTGTTCCTTAAACTGGCTGTGAGATTAGAATCAGTGAGGTGATTTACAATGACAGAATTGTCTCAGGTGAGTAGAAAACTCTTGGGGCCTGATTGCTAACAAAACATAAGCAGAAAAAAGTGAACTTGGCCTTTAAACATAGGACTAGAAAATACTTACACAAGTTAGAGCAGTGATGCATTCACAGGCACCAGTACCGATGGTTGCGTACGATATGTTATCATTGGGAATACCAGCTTGTTTGAACACATAATTTGCATAGAAGTAAATCTGTAATTACAAAAAAAGAACACCAAGTTAAAATGTGCATGACTTGAACATGACTTCTTAATATAGCACACAAATCAACGAAGTGCCCTTTTACTTTTGTAATAAGATCATTATATATTTAAAGTACATACAGTAGAATAGAGATCTATATTTTTCTAAAGCAGCAGTTTTCCTGTCAAAGGCGTACAGCGTTGATGCCGTTCAGCTGTTGAGCCATGTTGAGCAACACGATGGTGAGAAGCTGCCAACGCAGACTGCGGTCGAAAAACAGCTCCCATGGTTTCTTGGCTTGAAATCCTGCTAAAACAGACTTCTCCTTCAGTATTTCCTCCCTCTCACTAATGTAGTTTTCCATGCCGTGCAAATACTTCAGGGCTGTAAGGAGAACACATAGCACAAAGTCACTCATGTGCCCATTCCAGTGTAATTAAGCTGCAGGGGGCTTTGCTAGTCTCATGAGGTTTTCCTGAAACAAATCTTTTTGCATATTATAGGATATTTGAAAATGATCCCATGACTGAACACAGCTTTGAAGTCAAGTCTGTTTGCTTCAAGTGACTGGAGACAAAACGGTATCTTATACTGTACATATTTTACCTGCGCTGTCATGTGCACTAAATTAATCTTTGCAGCCTTAAGATGAATTCATTTGGAAAGGGAATGTTCATCCTTACCCCTTTTACACCCCTCATCGTCTTCTTTGTCAATAAGTAGATATCTTGGGCTCTCCGGGAACCAGGGCAGGATCACAAGCTGCAACAATGCTGGGATACATGTGGTGGAGAGCAGAATAGGCCAGTGTTCTTCTTTGCCCAGAAGCTCTCTATAAAATCATTCACAGATTACTGATAGACACCTTTGAAAAATAATGCAGAAATTTGTTTGCCAGTCTACAAGAAAGCAGAGCGGCAATGATTTCACACTTATAAAAACTTCAGGATTTTAGAAATGCTATAAAATGGTTAAATGTGCTTCTATCTGTTTATTGACCTTAAACCCAGCACTTGTCCAGTCAAGATCCCACCAGTAATGAAAACAGAGGTTCCCATTCCCATGGCACCACGAAGAGAAGTTGGAGCAATTTCACCCAAATACAGAGGCTGAGCAAGAAGACCAATGcctaaaataataaagaaatatattcaaTACTGGATGTAACCCTGGATCTGCATCCTTACTAAAATTTAATGTTATTTCCTGTGGCATTCCCAActattttacaattttcatgatAATTAAGTTTTTGATTAaactatgacaaaaaaaaaaaaggacagacagacagacaaataaaaataATCTCTTTGGATAAGCTAATTAAGCATTTCCTTCAATATAATTTCATATTATCTGAGACTGAAACACTGAATGACCTGCATTTATTCCGGCAAAAAGACGCCCAACGATGAGAAGTTCATAAACTCCAGTTGGGTAACTCAGACCCATCAGCAGTGCAGCCATTAATGAAAATATATTATTGGCCAACAGTGTCCCCTTCCTGAAGCAATGACATTAAAATAATGGATTATTTTTCTAGTAATTGAAACAACATTAAAATGAAGGATAATTTTTCCAGTAAATTGAGAAAATTTTGTCCATACCGCCCCAGCTTCACAGACAATGTTCCTCCAACATGTGCTCCTAAGAAGCCTCCTATGGTGAAGACAGATACAATCGTGGACCACAGCAAGGTGACAACGTTCTGTGATATGTCCGTTTCATAACGTGTCCTCCAGGTTTGGTTGATGAAATCCTGTACatactaaaaaaacaaaattatatatatatattgctataGTTATTTTTAGAGTTGAAGCATTTCGGCCACCCTACAAAGCAGCATGTACTGATGCAGAGCAAAAATATTACCACAGTGGGCACATTGATGATGGAAACATTATATCCAAACTGAAACGTTCCCCCGATACATGCAGCACAAAGCGCCAACAGAAGGAATTTGTTTGGAAACTGCAAAtaaaacagaagacaaaaaagTTTTTCATTCATCTTAATGAAAATGTGATTCCTTATAAGCACTATGTTTCTTTTTGCCATTCCTTGGTGTCTATGAGTTTGACAAAAATTTTTTTTACTGACAACGTACCTTTAATATTTCCTTAGAATCTTCAATGTTTTTAATAAGTAAAAGTTGGTATTCATCTCCATTTTCTATTGGCATTTCTTCAGTTCAAAGTATTTCCAAATTCTGAGTTATTGGTCGTTTAGTCACTGGTATGTGCACAATCTGGTGTGCTGTTGAAAGAACTGACTCTCCACAGTAAACCTACACTGGATGGGAGGATATGTTTTATCTATGGGATAATACAAAAGATCTGTTGTTGAAGTGTGACTCTCAAGTGAAAGATCAGCTGACATAATTTCCCATTTGTTACAGTTTTACAACACAAAATGCTGGATTCTGCTTGGTTTGATGTGAAAGTACATTCAGTCCTCTGTCCTAACAAAATTAGCTGTCCAGTCTCCACCACGTTTCGTATATTCTGAGATGTGGAGACGAATTATCATACAGTGCTGATCAGGTGTTACACTACATCTGAGACTGTAGCGTACTGATAGCACAATATTGTTTTGACCAGTGCAGCCCTATTGCTATTACAGTTTGTActgtttagcatttttgtttttttgttttttttgtttagtgTTCTTAGCAATGCTATGCAGCAAATAGAACCTTAATTTCCCtgaaggaccttgccaaagggaTCAACAAAGGTATGTCTATCTGTCtatatctacagtgaggaaaataagtatttgaacaccctgcgattttgcaagttctcccacttagaaatcatttaggggtctgaaattttcatcttaggtgcatgtccactgtgagagacataatctaaaaaaaaaaaagaaaaaaagaaaaaaaaaagaaatcacaatgtatgattttttaaaataatttatttgtatgttactgctgcaaataagtatttcaacacctgtgaaaatcagtgttaatatttggtacagtagcctttgtttgcaattacagaggtcaaacgtttcctgtagtttttcaccaggtttgcacacactgcagcagggattttggtccactcctccatacagatcttctcccaaatctttcaggtttggagtttcatctccctccaaagattttctattgagttcaggtctggagactgaccaggccactccaggaccttacggagcccctccttagttgccctggctgtgtgtttggggtcactgtcatactggaagacccagccatgacccatcttcaatgctcttactgagggaaggaggttgtttgccaaaatctcgcaatacatgatcccatccatcctcccttcaatacagtgcagttgtcctgtcccctttgcagaagagcacccccagagtatgatgtttccacccccatgcttcacggttgggatggttttcttggggatgttctcatcctctaaacatggtaagtggagttgattccaaaaaggtctattctggtctcatctgaccacatgaccttctcccatgcctcctctggatcatccagatggtcactggtgaactttaaacgggcctggacatgtgctggcttgagcagggggaccttgctgccctgcaggattaaaccatgacagcatcatgtgttactaatgtaatctttgtgactgtggtcctagctctcttcaggtcatggaCCAGGTccgcctgtgtagttctgagctttctcagaatcgtccttaccccacaaagtgagatcttgcatggaatcccagactgagggagattgacagtcatcttgtgtttcttccactttctaataaataatcataacagttgttgtcttctaccaagttgcttgcctgttgtcctgtagcccatcccagccttgtgcaggtctacagttttgtccctggtgtccttagacagctctttggtcttggctatggtggacaggttggagtgtgattgattgagtgtgtgaacaggtgtcttttatacaggtaacaagttcaaacaggtgcaattaatacaggtaaacagtgcagaataagagggcttcttaaagaaaaaataacaggtctgtgtgagccagaattcttgctggttggtaggggatcaaatacttatttgcagcagtaacatacaaataaattattaaaaaaatcatacattgtgatttcctgaattttttttttttttagattatgtctctcacagtggacatgataagatgaaaatttcagacccctccatgattctatcatctatctatctatctatctatcttgggATTGGCGCTGCAAAAGGCTTTGCAGGGATTGATGTCTGAAAAGAAGATTTCATTACTGAGTTACTCAGCTATTGCCTTCCATTGGAGGACAGCATGTGTTATGAAGGGGATGGGGAAAAGCCATATAGATTGTTATCTCTGAGGGTAATCTACCATAATAAGCCAGCGGCCAGGTACCAAGTATCCAGGTGTTGAAGTGGGTAGGCACCTAGAATATCTTGGAaatcacaaggactgctttctgccGCTTTTGCaacatagcaaagatttgtcccatcctgttgaTAGCTGATGCAGGGACTCTGATCCATGCAGTTGTCTCTTATAggctggattattgcaatgttctgttctctgccttgccgcagtccagcattaggggtctccaattggttcaaaatgctgctgccagagataAAGCAGTTTGATTGAGTAGATACATTCAAGTCtaattctccctctcgtatggctagcatagcattttaattcatattattagcaacagaacagcTCTCTGCCTCACTacttctaaattctgggtctgttagtgaagcacagggctagctgctgGTGACCATTTTAGcaattctctctgcttccctgttaaTTTACTGCTAATGAATTAATGCATTAGGTGCAGTTATTTATGGCCgacttattctgttttttttttctctctgtctgaggcactgacgaCACCTTTGACGGATGCTGGCCCGACACCTCAGTGTGCCAGATTGACCTCAGGATGCTCTGCCTGTTGCACCAATAGCTGAAAGTCATACCTCTCTGAGACCTACCAGTACTGGACATGGACACACGTAGACCCAAGATGGCCTGCTTTTTGTTTTCagttaaggactctgtttttgttgctcttctgtttttttctgtttctgttttccatttcttcagtttgttaagaaattcttgtaaaacCTGTAAAAAACCttgtgttagaatggcctaagcatttCCAAAACATCCTATAATGAcaagatgaattttttttttttttgcaaatttatatataaaactaaataaataaatgacaactAAGAaaccacgtgtacataagtattcacatcctttgctcaatactttgttgatgcacctttggcagcaattagagcctcaagtctcactgaatatgatgccacaagcttggtgcacctatcttttgggaGTTTTTCCCATTTCTCTTTTCAGCACCTCTTAAGatcaatcaggttggatggggagtgtcaatgcacagccattttcagatctctccagagatgttcaatcagattcaggtctgaattggctgggccactcaaggacattcacagagttgccctgaagccactcctttgatatcttggctgtgtgtttagggtcattgtcctactgaaagatgaaccgtcaccccagtttgaggtcaagagtgctctggagcaggctttcacccaggatgtctctgtacattgctgcattcatctttccctcaatcctgattagtctcccagttcctgccactgaaaaacatctccacagcatgatgctgccaccaccatgcttcactgtagggatggtacctggtttcctccaaacataatgcctgacattcacgccaaagagttcaatctttgtctcatcaaaccagagaattttgtttctcatggtctgagagtccttcaggtaccttttggcaaactccaggcaggttgccatgtgccttttactaaggagtggcttctgtctggccactctaccattcaggcctgattggtggattgctgcagagaaggttgtccttctggaaaattcttgtctttccacagaggaatgctgctctgaaagagtgaccattgggtccttggtcacctccctgactaaggctgtcCCCCCAGTTTAGACGGGGGGACAGCTATAGGAAGAATCCTGATggctctgaacttcttccatttgatgatgatggaggccactgtgctgattgagaccttcaaagcagcagtaatgtttctgtacccttccccagatttgtgccttgagacaatcctgtctcagaggtctacagacaattcctttgacttcatgcttgggtggtgctctggcatgcactgtcaaatgtgggaccttatgtgtagacaggtgtgtgtctttccaaatcatgtccaatcaactgaatttactctaggtggactccagtta
This genomic window contains:
- the slc2a11b gene encoding solute carrier family 2, facilitated glucose transporter member 11b isoform X3 produces the protein MDQSEDSEQLKKRFPNKFLLLALCAACIGGTFQFGYNVSIINVPTVYVQDFINQTWRTRYETDISQNVVTLLWSTIVSVFTIGGFLGAHVGGTLSVKLGRKGTLLANNIFSLMAALLMGLSYPTGVYELLIVGRLFAGINAGIGLLAQPLYLGEIAPTSLRGAMGMGTSVFITGGILTGQVLGLRELLGKEEHWPILLSTTCIPALLQLVILPWFPESPRYLLIDKEDDEGCKRALKYLHGMENYISEREEILKEKSVLAGFQAKKPWELFFDRSLRWQLLTIVLLNMAQQLNGINAIYFYANYVFKQAGIPNDNISYATIGTGACECITALTCGMLIDCLGRKVLIGGGYTLMSICCILFTLTLTFQNASWIVPYLSMACIFAFILSFGLGPGGVTNILTAELFTQTARPAAYMISGSVNWVSFFFISLVFPFIVVGLQQYCFLVFLAVCSLAALYIFLFVPETKNKTFLEIQNELQSRNKRKVSAVDITGKILLSESL
- the slc2a11b gene encoding solute carrier family 2, facilitated glucose transporter member 11b isoform X2, which gives rise to MPIENGDEYQLLLIKNIEDSKEILKFPNKFLLLALCAACIGGTFQFGYNVSIINVPTVYVQDFINQTWRTRYETDISQNVVTLLWSTIVSVFTIGGFLGAHVGGTLSVKLGRKGTLLANNIFSLMAALLMGLSYPTGVYELLIVGRLFAGINAGIGLLAQPLYLGEIAPTSLRGAMGMGTSVFITGGILTGQVLGLRELLGKEEHWPILLSTTCIPALLQLVILPWFPESPRYLLIDKEDDEGCKRALKYLHGMENYISEREEILKEKSVLAGFQAKKPWELFFDRSLRWQLLTIVLLNMAQQLNGINAIYFYANYVFKQAGIPNDNISYATIGTGACECITALTCGMLIDCLGRKVLIGGGYTLMSICCILFTLTLTFQNASWIVPYLSMACIFAFILSFGLGPGGVTNILTAELFTQTARPAAYMISGSVNWVSFFFISLVFPFIVVGLQQYCFLVFLAVCSLAALYIFLFVPETKNKTFLEIQNELQSRNKRKVSAVDITGKILLSESL
- the slc2a11b gene encoding solute carrier family 2, facilitated glucose transporter member 11b isoform X1, with translation MAKRNIVLIRNHIFIKMNEKLFCLLFYLQFPNKFLLLALCAACIGGTFQFGYNVSIINVPTVYVQDFINQTWRTRYETDISQNVVTLLWSTIVSVFTIGGFLGAHVGGTLSVKLGRKGTLLANNIFSLMAALLMGLSYPTGVYELLIVGRLFAGINAGIGLLAQPLYLGEIAPTSLRGAMGMGTSVFITGGILTGQVLGLRELLGKEEHWPILLSTTCIPALLQLVILPWFPESPRYLLIDKEDDEGCKRALKYLHGMENYISEREEILKEKSVLAGFQAKKPWELFFDRSLRWQLLTIVLLNMAQQLNGINAIYFYANYVFKQAGIPNDNISYATIGTGACECITALTCGMLIDCLGRKVLIGGGYTLMSICCILFTLTLTFQNASWIVPYLSMACIFAFILSFGLGPGGVTNILTAELFTQTARPAAYMISGSVNWVSFFFISLVFPFIVVGLQQYCFLVFLAVCSLAALYIFLFVPETKNKTFLEIQNELQSRNKRKVSAVDITGKILLSESL